The Mycolicibacterium neoaurum DNA segment TGCGGCTCCAACACCGCAAACGACTCCACATCGGTGTTCTCCTGGGTGGCGTCGGTACGACCGGGCGCGAAATGCACCGTCACGTCGAACCCGCCGTCCTTGGCCGCCTTCTCGATGGCGGCCGAGCCGGCCAGCACGATGAGATCGGCCAGCGAGATCTTCTTACCTCCTTCGGCGGAACCGTTGAAATCCTGCTGGATCTTCTCCAGCACCGGCAACACCTTGTCCAGTTCGGAAGGCTCGTTTGCTTCCCAGTTACGTTGTGGCTCAAGTCGGATACGTGCACCGTTGGCGCCACCGCGCTTATCGGTGCCGCGGAAGCTCGAGGCTGCGCCCCACGCGGTCTTCACCAACTGGGGCACCGACAGCCCGGATTCGAGCACCTTGGTCTTCAAGGCCGCGATATCGGACTCGTCGACCAACGGATGATCGACAGCGGGTACCGGGTCCTGCCACAGCTGCGGCTCGGGAATCCAGGGGCCGAGATAACGGCTCACCGGGCCCATATCGCGATGCAGCAGCTTGTACCAGGCCTTGGCGAACGCGGCATTCATCTCTTCCGGATGATCCAGCCAGCGCCGGGTGATCTGGCCGTAGATGGGGTCGACGCGCATCGACACATCAGTGACCAACATCGTGGGCTTGCGCGGCGGCCCACCGAATGGGTCGGGAATGGTGGCCTCGGCGTCCTTGGCCTCGAACTGCCACGCGCCGGCCGGACTCTTGGTCAACTCCCATTCGTTGCCGTACAGGATCTCCAGGTATCCGTTGCTCCATTGGGTGGGGGTCGCTGTCCAGACCACCTCGAGTCCACTGGTCACCGTGTCGTTGGCATTGCCTGAACCGAACGGGCACTTCCAGCCGAGTCCCTGCTGCTCGATGGGCGCGCCCTCGGGTTCCGGGCCGACGTTGACATCGGCCGCACCGTGAGTCTTGCCGAGGGTGTGACCGCCGACGATGAGCGCCGCGGTCTCCTCGTCGTTCATCGCCATCCGGCCGAAGGTCTCACGGATGTCGTGAGCCGCCGCCAGTGGATCGGGCTTACCCTCAGGACCTTCGGGATTGACGTAGATGAGGCCCATCGTGGTGGCACCGAACGGCTCGGCCAGGTTGCGATCGCTGTCGTTGCTTCCGCCATAACGCTTGTCGGTGCCCAGCCAGGTGTCCTCCTGCCCGTAGAGCACCTCCTCGGGCTCCCAGATGTCCTCACGGCCGAACCCGAAACCGAAGGTTTCGAACCCCGCCGACTCAAGCGCGACGTTCCCGGCGTACACGATCAGATCGGCCCAGGACAACGCATTGCCGTACTTCTGCTTGATCGGCCACAGCAGTCGCCGTGCCTTGTCCAGGTTGGCATTGTCGGGCCAGCTGTTCAGCGGTGCGAAGCGTTGCGCACCCTGACCACCGCCGCCGCGACCGTCATAGATGCGGTACGTACCTGCCGCATGCCAGCTCATCCGGATGAACAGCCCTGCGTAGCTACCGTAGTCAGCCGGCCACCAATCCTGCGATGAGGTCATCAACGCCAGCATGTCGGCGCGCAGCGCCTCGAGGTCGAGCGTCGCGAACGCCTCGCTGTAGGAGAAGTCGGCGCCGAGCGGATTCCCCTTGGGGTTCTGCTTGTGCAGCACCGAGACATCAACCTGCCCTGGCCACCAGTCCTGGTTGGTCAGCGGTGCATGGGATTTCGGCTTCGGCGAATCGATGACGGGATTCTCGGACTCACTGCCGCTGTGGGTCTTGGTGTCGGAGTGCGGAGGCCGGGCATCAGAGGTATCGGACATGGATTCGCCTTTCGTCGGTTTTCGTGCGGGCTGCACAACGTCGTGGCATCGATCAGGAAGATCGCTTTCGTACACACTCGGGACAAAGTCCCCAGTAGATGACCTCGGCCTCGTCGATCTCGAACCCGAGATCATCGGAGGCCGAAAGGCATGCCGCCTCGCCGACCGCGCAATCGACGTCGGCAATGGTCCCGCAGGACCGGCACACCAGGTGGTGGTGGTTGTCGCCAACCCTGGACTCATACCTGGCGGTCGCGCCCGCCGGTTGAATTCGGCGCACCATCCCCACGGTGGTCAGCGCACCGAGGGCGTCGTACACGGTCTGACGGGATATGTCGGAAAGGACGCGACGGGCAGCAAGGAAAATCGTGTCCGTATCCGCGTGCGGATTCTCTTGCACAGCGTCCATGACCACCAGCCGGGGCCGCGTGACCCGAAGTCCGGCCGCCCGCAGCATCGTCGCGCATTCTCCCGCCTCAGCCATCATGTTTCAGTGTGACCCCTTATGTGGAAGCAATCAAGAAATCGGCGAAAAACGTTGCCGTAGCAAGTGAGACAGGTCTTCAGTCAAGACACTGAACGAACACACAGGTCCGGGCGGCGACCATCGCAGTGATGGTCGCCGCCCTGCGTGAGTCGGCTAAAACGCTGTCCGATAAGGATTTTCGCGGCTCGCCAGTCAGTGCACCTGCGGGTCGGGCGGGTTGTCCGCGGCACGTCCGGTAGCCGCATCGCGAATGTGGTCCATGGTCGCGGTCACCATCCCGACCGTCTTGAGAACACCAGCGCTCGGCGGGGTGTCGGGATGCGGCCGGGTCGGGGCGATCTTCTTCGCCCGCTCCAGCTTCTCCCCCAGCTCCACGAGCCGCTCATGCGAGACAGCGGCTTCGAACCGGGGCCACACCACGTCCTGCTCGAACGCGATGTGCTCGCGACCGAGGGCGACGAACTTCTGCAACGCATCCTGATACTCAGGTTCACCAGGCACACCATCTTCCAGCTGCTGGAGTAGCTGCTTACCCTCCTGCTCCTGCTCCACGGCGCGGTCGGCCAGCTCGTCGCCGTCCTCGAGCACTTCTCGAACCACCGGCCAGAAATACTGTTCTTCGATCGCCTCGTGTTGGGACTCGGCGATGACCAAGTTGGTCACCATCGTCTCCTGGCCACTACGCTGCGCCCCTTCGCCCGAGGGCGCCCCGTCGAGCACCTCCAGCATGCCCAGCACGCTCTTGTGGTCCTCGCGCAGAAATGTCAACGCATCCATGTCCACTCCTTGTCGATCGGTGGCTCAGCTCGTGGCGGCGTGCTGCTCGTGGGTGAACGGCTTGTCGCCCTCGACTGCGGGTTCGCCATCCGGGTTACGTTCGGCCCCGGTGTTGCCGCGCAGCGATGTTCCCAGCCACTGCCGCTCGGGGTCTTCGACGTAATCCCACTCGATACCGTCTGGCCATGGACCCTGACCTTCGTTCCAGGGTCCGCGCACTGATCCGTCACCGTTGCTCATGTTGAAGGCGACGTTCTGGAACCGGGGATCACCCGGCAACTGACCTGGCGGGAAGTTCACCGGCAATTCGTTGAGCGCGGCGGTGAACTGTTGATAGTGCGCGATCTCTCGGGTCATCAGGAACGTGAGCGTGTCCTGGACACCGGGATCATCGGTGAACTGCTTCAGGTACTCGTAGACGACCTTGGCCCTGGACTCGGCTGCGAGGTTGTTGCGCAGATCCACGGTGGGATCTCCGTTGGCGTCGATGAACGCTCCGGTCCAGTTGTTGCCCGCGGAATCTTTGACATCCGGCCCACCCCCGCTGAGCACGAGGAACATCGGATTCACGGCGACCTGGTGGATGGCCTGTTCCTTGCCGGTCTTGCTGGCCACCGCAGGCATCCAGTCACAGCGCTCGTGGGCGACCTTGAGATTGTCGTTCAGTCCGTCGAGCAGCATGGTGATGGTGGTCCCGACGATCTCCAGGTGACTGAGTTCCTCGGTCGCGATGTCCATGAACAGGTCGTACATCTTCGGGTTCTTCTCGCGCAGGACGAACGCCTGCGTGAAGTACTGCAGCGCGGCGGTGAGTTCACCGTTGGCGCCACCGAACTGCTCCATCAGCAACGACGCGAAACGCGGATCCGGCTCACTGACCCGGACTTCGAACTGTAGGTCTTTGTTGTGGGTGAACATATCGCCTCCCGGCACGGTCGATCGCGATCCGCGACCGAAACGGAGCGGTCACGGATATCACTGGTTGACTGGGCCACAGATCCAACGGGGCTGTAGATCGCGGTAGCCGGGTGTACCCGAGGCCGGGATGCCCAAACACCCACATCGGAGTTACCAACGCATGGATTCAAAGACGTTGTGCGCCAAGGGCTGGGCTGCTTTGCAAATGGAGCCCGTCGAAGAATACTGTGATCACGTGCATTCTTGGCACGGCGGCAGGCTCAGTCGGAGGCAAACCGAACTGGTCGAATACCGGCTTTCCGAACCGCGCATGATCGCCGACATGAGCTGGGACCAGCGCGGCACGGCCGTGCTCGATGTCGAGTGCGCACAGGGCCGGTTCGTGATCAAGGCCGCCGGAACCGCCGACCATCACATCGATCGAGAGATCACCGCCTACCGCACGGTGACCGGTGCGCTGTCCCGAACCGGGCATGCTCCGCGACTGCGCTACCGAGACAGCGCCGAAAAGCTGATCATCGTCGATCACCTGGCGGGCGAACTCGTGCAAGGATCGACGGCGGAGTTTGCTGCCGATACCTACCACCATGCCGGTCAGCTCCTGCGCGTCCTCCACGGCGCGGGACAACGCGTCGACCCGGACTGGGAGCGGGCCGAGGTGGCGAAATCGCTTGCGTGGTTGGATAAGCCGCACCGGATACCGGCACGCACCGAATCGGCGCTCAGGAAGATCCTGGGCCAACACCGCTGTCTCCCGGTGACGGTGGTGCCCACCCACGGTGATTGGCAACCCAGGAACTGGCTGATCGACTCCGGCGTCGTGCGGGTCATCGACTTCGGCAGATTCGCGTGGCGACCCGCCGCCACCGACTTCGCTCGACTGGCCGCCCAACAGTGGCGAGCCGATCCAGCCCTGGAGTCCGCCTTTCTCACCGGTTATGGCGCCGACCCGCGTGAGCCCGACCGTTGGCACATGATGGCACTGCACCAAGCGATCGGGACCGCGGTCTGGGCACACGAGGTCGGAGACAGCGATTTCGAGCAGCAAGGGCACCGCATGATCGACGATTCGCTGTCCGCTTTCTGAAATGCGCCCACCGGTTAGCGCAGCGCACTCAGATTCTGGACCGACTTGCGCACGTCGGAGGTCAACATTTTGGCCACCAGCGCCCCGATCGGTCCGTTGAGGAGACCGCCGGACAGCTCGGCCTGCAGGTGCAGGTCAGATCCCGGGTCATTGTCGGCGACCGTCATGGTCAGCGCGATATGCACCCCGCCGCGCCCGGTTCCGCGCATTCCGATCAACCGCGGTTCGTCGTACTCGGTGACCTGCCAATGAATGGTGTTTCGGAAACCCTTCACCTTGATCAACGACGAGACCTGCGTTCCCACCTCGATGACGGCGGGCGGAGGACTGCGCCAGCCACCGAATATGGTCAACCATTCGTCGAAACGCTGCAGATCGGAGGCCAGTTTCCAGGCCTGCTGTGGTGTCAGGTCCGACGAGACCGACACATCTACTTTCGCCATTTCGACTCCGCGGTGTTGAGGACGTAGAAACCCCGGATTACCCGATCTACCGAATCGACACCACCGTGACTTGAATCACATCTGCTGCTGGGCATCCGGCTCATCGACATCCACGGGCTCGACATCCCCACGGCGAACTCTCACCCGGAAGCGCTTGGTGCCCCAGGTGTCCGACACAGTGAAATGCACCCGTTTCGGATTACCGAAGACCGTGGTCGACGCGACCGTGCCGATCGTGCCCTCCGGGACGACCGGCACGTCGATACCCTCCAGTCGGCGGCACGCCGCCACCGTATCGCCCTCGCGAAAACCCACCATGAAAGTCCCCCCTCGACTGTGTATCCCCACCTAAAGGTTGGCCGCACGCGGCGTCTGGCGCAACCGATTAACGTTCCCCGCGAGCATCATTGGTGTGCCCACGCCAGGCTTCCAGGCCGCGGCAGGTAGCGTGACCGGGGTGAACGCCACTCGTCTGCCCTCCGTTGTC contains these protein-coding regions:
- the katG gene encoding catalase/peroxidase HPI, whose protein sequence is MSDTSDARPPHSDTKTHSGSESENPVIDSPKPKSHAPLTNQDWWPGQVDVSVLHKQNPKGNPLGADFSYSEAFATLDLEALRADMLALMTSSQDWWPADYGSYAGLFIRMSWHAAGTYRIYDGRGGGGQGAQRFAPLNSWPDNANLDKARRLLWPIKQKYGNALSWADLIVYAGNVALESAGFETFGFGFGREDIWEPEEVLYGQEDTWLGTDKRYGGSNDSDRNLAEPFGATTMGLIYVNPEGPEGKPDPLAAAHDIRETFGRMAMNDEETAALIVGGHTLGKTHGAADVNVGPEPEGAPIEQQGLGWKCPFGSGNANDTVTSGLEVVWTATPTQWSNGYLEILYGNEWELTKSPAGAWQFEAKDAEATIPDPFGGPPRKPTMLVTDVSMRVDPIYGQITRRWLDHPEEMNAAFAKAWYKLLHRDMGPVSRYLGPWIPEPQLWQDPVPAVDHPLVDESDIAALKTKVLESGLSVPQLVKTAWGAASSFRGTDKRGGANGARIRLEPQRNWEANEPSELDKVLPVLEKIQQDFNGSAEGGKKISLADLIVLAGSAAIEKAAKDGGFDVTVHFAPGRTDATQENTDVESFAVLEPQADGFRNFVRPGEKTALEQLLVDKAYFLDLTAPEMAVLIGGLRAIGANHGGTKHGVFTSRPGALTTDFFVNLLDMGTEWKGSESAENVYTGYDRATGEVKWTATANDLVFGSNSVLRAIAEVYAQQDNQAKFVEDFVKAWVKVMNNDRFDLD
- a CDS encoding Fur family transcriptional regulator, giving the protein MAEAGECATMLRAAGLRVTRPRLVVMDAVQENPHADTDTIFLAARRVLSDISRQTVYDALGALTTVGMVRRIQPAGATARYESRVGDNHHHLVCRSCGTIADVDCAVGEAACLSASDDLGFEIDEAEVIYWGLCPECVRKRSS
- a CDS encoding hemerythrin domain-containing protein, whose translation is MDALTFLREDHKSVLGMLEVLDGAPSGEGAQRSGQETMVTNLVIAESQHEAIEEQYFWPVVREVLEDGDELADRAVEQEQEGKQLLQQLEDGVPGEPEYQDALQKFVALGREHIAFEQDVVWPRFEAAVSHERLVELGEKLERAKKIAPTRPHPDTPPSAGVLKTVGMVTATMDHIRDAATGRAADNPPDPQVH
- a CDS encoding manganese catalase family protein, whose product is MFTHNKDLQFEVRVSEPDPRFASLLMEQFGGANGELTAALQYFTQAFVLREKNPKMYDLFMDIATEELSHLEIVGTTITMLLDGLNDNLKVAHERCDWMPAVASKTGKEQAIHQVAVNPMFLVLSGGGPDVKDSAGNNWTGAFIDANGDPTVDLRNNLAAESRAKVVYEYLKQFTDDPGVQDTLTFLMTREIAHYQQFTAALNELPVNFPPGQLPGDPRFQNVAFNMSNGDGSVRGPWNEGQGPWPDGIEWDYVEDPERQWLGTSLRGNTGAERNPDGEPAVEGDKPFTHEQHAATS
- a CDS encoding phosphotransferase, whose product is MHSWHGGRLSRRQTELVEYRLSEPRMIADMSWDQRGTAVLDVECAQGRFVIKAAGTADHHIDREITAYRTVTGALSRTGHAPRLRYRDSAEKLIIVDHLAGELVQGSTAEFAADTYHHAGQLLRVLHGAGQRVDPDWERAEVAKSLAWLDKPHRIPARTESALRKILGQHRCLPVTVVPTHGDWQPRNWLIDSGVVRVIDFGRFAWRPAATDFARLAAQQWRADPALESAFLTGYGADPREPDRWHMMALHQAIGTAVWAHEVGDSDFEQQGHRMIDDSLSAF
- a CDS encoding SRPBCC family protein, translating into MAKVDVSVSSDLTPQQAWKLASDLQRFDEWLTIFGGWRSPPPAVIEVGTQVSSLIKVKGFRNTIHWQVTEYDEPRLIGMRGTGRGGVHIALTMTVADNDPGSDLHLQAELSGGLLNGPIGALVAKMLTSDVRKSVQNLSALR